A genomic stretch from Carcharodon carcharias isolate sCarCar2 chromosome 27 unlocalized genomic scaffold, sCarCar2.pri SUPER_27_unloc_1, whole genome shotgun sequence includes:
- the LOC121273671 gene encoding gastrula zinc finger protein XlCGF7.1-like — protein MDTHPMEKPWKCGDCGKGFKTPSKLETHQHSHTGERPFTCFECGKGFARLYHLQSHHQVHTRERPFTCSMCGKGFARLYNLQTHQRVHTKEKPFTCSQIGKGFTQLPNLLTHQQVHTGERPFTCSECGKGFTRSSNLLTHQQVHTERPFPYSECGKGFIEFYRLQVHQRVLTGERPFTCSQCGKGFARLQHLQSHQHFHTGERPFTCSVCGKGFARIYNLQKYQQVHTGEKPFTCSQCGKGFTQSPTCRHISEFTSDCRVWILLSLLLLITSRNDPCSF, from the coding sequence ATGGACACGCAccccatggagaaaccgtggaaatgtggagactgtgggaagggattcaaaacCCCATCGAAGCTGGAGACTCATCAACACAGTCACACCggagagagaccgttcacctgctttgagtgtgggaagggattcgctcgGTTATaccacctgcagtcacaccaccaggttcacaccagggagaggccattcacctgctccatgtgtgggaagggattcgctcggttatacaacctgcagacacaccagcgagttcacaccaaggagaagccgttcacctgctctcagattgggaagggatttactcagttACCCAACCTACTCACTCACCaacaagttcacactggggaaagaccattcacttgctctgagtgtgggaagggattcactcggtcatccaatCTGCTAACACACCAGCAGGTTCACACTGAGAGGCCGTTCCCctactctgagtgtgggaaaggattcattgAGTTCTACAGACTGCAGGTACACCAGCGAGTTctcactggggagaggccattcacctgctctcagtgtggaaagggattcgctCGGTTACagcacctgcagtcacaccagcactttcacactggggagaggccattcacctgctccgtgtgtgggaaaggattcgctCGTATATACAACCTGCAGAAataccagcaagttcacaccggggagaagccgttcacctgctctcagtgtgggaagggtttcactcAGTCGCCCACTTGCAGACACATCAGTGAGTTCACAAGTGATTGCAGGGTTTGGATTCTGCTGtctttgctgctgttaatcacatccaggaatgatccatgttcattctga